One window of Corynebacterium sp. P3-F1 genomic DNA carries:
- a CDS encoding glutamine amidotransferase, whose protein sequence is MTTHRPFLLLSTRPEDEAAAEELESFATAMRLTTGDIEQRRLEIDQLGPVDLDHYSGVLLGGSPFNNLELRKSELQLRVEREIGTLIAACIDRDFPVLGACYGIGAIGTVIGATLSDEFAEEAGPVTVARTNAEDDVLGDTADTFDTLVGHKEALATLPDDSRVTVLVTGEACPTQMFRVGKNVYATQFHPELTAEALEFRLRLYAHLGYTSTETFESQISRAYDYDYTVNNQILANFAARYRR, encoded by the coding sequence GTGACCACCCACCGTCCTTTCTTGTTGCTGAGCACACGCCCCGAAGACGAAGCCGCGGCCGAAGAGCTGGAGAGCTTCGCCACCGCGATGCGCCTGACCACGGGCGACATTGAGCAGCGCCGGCTCGAGATTGACCAGCTCGGCCCCGTAGACCTCGACCACTATTCCGGTGTTCTATTGGGTGGCAGCCCCTTCAACAACCTCGAGCTGCGCAAGTCTGAGCTGCAGCTGCGCGTGGAACGCGAGATCGGAACGCTCATCGCCGCATGCATCGACCGAGACTTCCCTGTTCTGGGGGCGTGCTACGGCATTGGCGCGATCGGGACGGTCATCGGGGCAACGCTTTCCGACGAGTTCGCTGAGGAAGCAGGGCCCGTTACGGTGGCGCGCACCAATGCTGAGGACGACGTTCTCGGCGACACCGCGGACACATTCGACACGCTCGTGGGACACAAGGAGGCGCTGGCCACGCTTCCCGACGACTCACGCGTCACCGTCCTTGTCACCGGCGAGGCCTGCCCCACCCAGATGTTTCGGGTAGGCAAAAACGTGTACGCCACCCAGTTCCACCCGGAGCTCACCGCCGAAGCACTCGAATTCCGTTTGCGGCTGTACGCGCACCTCGGCTACACCTCGACCGAGACGTTCGAATCGCAAATCTCCAGGGCATACGACTACGACTACACGGTCAATAACCAGATTTTGGCCAATTTCGCTGCCCGCTACAGGCGCTGA
- a CDS encoding ABC-F family ATP-binding cassette domain-containing protein has product MIVTNDLEVRVGARTLLHAPGQHLRVQAGDRIGLVGRNGAGKTTTMRILSGETEPYGGSVTRSGEIGYLPQDSREGNIEQTARDRVLSARGLDQIRSSMERQQEIMEVEEGSKRDAAISKYSRLEERFQALGGYEADAEAAQICDNLGLPERILDQQLKTLSGGQRRRVELAQILFAANDGAGKSTTTLLLDEPTNHLDADSITWLRDFLSKHEGGLIMISHDVELLDAVCNKVWFLDAVRGEADVYNMGFSKYKDARAEDEARRRRERANAEKKASALQKQAAKLGAKATKAAAAKQMLARADRMMNELDEVRVADKVAAISFPEPAPCGKTPLFGKGLTKMYGSLEVFAGVDLAIDKGSRVVVLGTNGAGKTTLLKLLAGVERTDGEGGLVTGHGLKLGYFAQEHDTIDGDKTVWENTIEACPDAGQQDLRGLLGAFMFSGDKLEQPAGTLSGGEKTRLALATLVSSRANVLLLDEPTNNLDPQSREQVLDALKTYTGAVVLVTHDPGAVRALEPERVIIMPEGDEDMWSDDYMEIVELA; this is encoded by the coding sequence GTGATTGTCACCAACGACCTCGAAGTGCGTGTCGGCGCCCGCACCCTGCTGCACGCGCCTGGCCAGCACCTGCGCGTGCAGGCAGGCGACCGAATCGGCCTTGTCGGGCGCAACGGCGCTGGCAAGACCACAACGATGCGCATCCTCTCGGGCGAGACGGAGCCGTACGGCGGGTCGGTGACACGGTCGGGGGAAATCGGGTACCTGCCGCAGGACTCCCGCGAGGGAAATATCGAGCAGACCGCGCGTGACCGAGTGCTGTCCGCGCGCGGCCTCGACCAGATCCGCTCCTCGATGGAACGCCAGCAAGAGATCATGGAGGTCGAGGAGGGCTCGAAACGCGACGCGGCAATCTCGAAGTATTCCCGCCTCGAAGAACGGTTCCAGGCCCTCGGGGGTTATGAGGCCGACGCGGAGGCTGCACAGATATGCGACAACCTCGGTTTGCCCGAGCGCATCCTCGACCAGCAGCTCAAGACGCTCTCCGGCGGTCAGCGGCGGCGTGTCGAACTCGCCCAAATCCTCTTCGCCGCGAACGACGGCGCGGGAAAATCCACGACAACACTGCTTCTCGACGAGCCCACCAACCACCTCGATGCCGACTCCATCACGTGGTTGCGCGACTTCCTGTCCAAGCACGAGGGCGGCCTCATCATGATCTCCCACGACGTCGAGCTGCTTGATGCCGTGTGTAACAAGGTCTGGTTCCTCGACGCCGTTCGCGGCGAAGCCGACGTTTACAACATGGGTTTTTCCAAGTACAAGGATGCCCGTGCCGAGGACGAAGCCCGCCGCCGGCGTGAGCGCGCCAACGCGGAGAAAAAGGCATCCGCACTGCAGAAGCAGGCAGCCAAACTCGGTGCGAAAGCAACGAAGGCAGCTGCCGCGAAGCAGATGCTGGCGCGCGCCGACCGCATGATGAATGAACTGGACGAGGTCAGGGTCGCGGACAAGGTAGCGGCGATCAGTTTCCCGGAACCCGCGCCGTGCGGCAAGACCCCTCTCTTCGGCAAAGGCCTGACCAAGATGTACGGTTCGCTGGAAGTCTTCGCGGGCGTGGATCTAGCGATCGACAAGGGCTCCCGCGTCGTCGTCTTGGGCACGAACGGCGCGGGTAAGACAACGCTGCTCAAACTTCTCGCGGGAGTCGAGCGCACTGACGGCGAAGGCGGCTTGGTCACCGGCCACGGCCTCAAACTCGGCTATTTCGCCCAGGAGCACGACACCATCGACGGCGATAAGACCGTCTGGGAGAACACGATCGAGGCATGCCCCGATGCCGGGCAACAGGATCTCCGCGGTCTCCTCGGCGCTTTCATGTTCTCCGGCGACAAGCTGGAGCAGCCAGCCGGCACACTATCGGGAGGCGAGAAGACGCGCCTCGCATTGGCCACGCTCGTTTCCTCCCGCGCCAACGTGCTGCTTCTCGACGAGCCCACGAACAACCTCGACCCCCAGTCACGCGAGCAGGTTCTCGACGCGTTGAAGACCTACACCGGTGCCGTTGTGCTTGTCACCCACGACCCTGGTGCGGTGCGCGCCCTCGAACCGGAACGCGTAATCATCATGCCGGAAGGCGACGAAGACATGTGGAGCGACGACTACATGGAGATTGTCGAGTTGGCGTAG
- a CDS encoding metal-sulfur cluster assembly factor, with product MDTDNTYNNAVDENGELAPTDPATAEAAQAADDSSSNSSFAGPGERPEQSEQQIQLAADVAEYLHDVIDPELGINVVDLGLVYDIWIEEEGEKNRAVINMTLTSPACPLTDVIEEQAEQAAVGSGAVDAITLNWVWMPPWGPHMITEDGREQLRALGFAV from the coding sequence ATGGATACCGATAACACGTACAACAACGCCGTCGACGAGAACGGCGAGCTCGCCCCGACTGACCCCGCCACCGCGGAGGCTGCGCAAGCTGCGGATGACTCATCCTCTAACTCGAGCTTTGCCGGTCCGGGGGAGCGACCGGAGCAGTCCGAGCAGCAAATCCAGCTCGCCGCCGATGTGGCCGAGTACCTCCACGACGTGATTGATCCGGAGTTGGGCATCAACGTTGTCGACCTGGGCCTCGTCTACGACATCTGGATCGAGGAGGAGGGGGAGAAGAACCGCGCCGTGATCAACATGACGCTGACGTCGCCTGCGTGCCCTCTCACTGACGTCATCGAGGAGCAGGCGGAGCAGGCAGCTGTCGGTTCTGGCGCCGTCGACGCGATCACCCTGAACTGGGTCTGGATGCCGCCGTGGGGTCCGCACATGATCACCGAGGACGGCCGGGAGCAGCTGCGCGCCCTCGGCTTCGCGGTCTAA
- the sufU gene encoding Fe-S cluster assembly sulfur transfer protein SufU, whose product MNLESMYQEVILDHYKNPQNAGLRDPYEAEVHHVNPSCGDELTLRVHLSEDGNTVEDISYDAEGCSISQASTSVLTEEVIGLPVSEAMKKLDAFEEMITSKGEKEGDAGLIGDGIAFAGVAKFPARVKCALLGWKAFQAATSDAITNLENSR is encoded by the coding sequence ATGAACCTAGAGTCGATGTACCAAGAGGTCATCCTCGACCACTACAAGAACCCGCAGAACGCAGGACTGCGTGACCCTTACGAGGCTGAAGTGCACCACGTCAACCCTTCTTGCGGCGACGAGCTGACCCTCAGGGTCCACCTGTCCGAGGACGGGAACACCGTCGAGGACATTTCGTACGACGCGGAGGGGTGCTCGATCTCGCAGGCGTCGACAAGCGTGCTCACCGAAGAAGTGATCGGCCTGCCGGTGTCTGAGGCGATGAAAAAGCTCGATGCTTTCGAGGAGATGATCACCTCTAAAGGCGAGAAGGAAGGCGACGCCGGCCTGATCGGCGACGGCATCGCGTTCGCGGGTGTGGCCAAGTTTCCCGCTCGTGTGAAGTGCGCTCTGCTGGGATGGAAGGCGTTCCAAGCAGCGACGAGCGACGCGATCACGAACCTCGAGAATTCCCGTTAA
- a CDS encoding cysteine desulfurase, with translation MTQYVNTDGTLNIDAIRREFPILQRTVREDIPLVYLDSGATSQRPERVWRTEEEFVLNTFAPVHRGAYQLAEEATDAYESAREKIARFVGAEGHEIAFTKNATEALNLVAYTLGDDRAGDLQVTSDDTIVITELEHHANLVPWQELARRTGATLKWYSLTEDGRIDLDSLELDESVKVVAFTHQSNVTGAIPDVAEIVRRAKAVDALTVLDACQSVPHQPIDFHALDVDFGAFSGHKMCGPSGVGVVYGKGSLLDVLPPFLTGGSMIEVVKMEGSTFAPAPQRFEAGTQMTSQVVGLGAAVDFLGEIGMDKIAAHEHALTEYALKQMTQIEGLHIVGPQNAKSRGGAISFLVDGIHPHDLGQVLDSKGVCIRVGHHCAWPAHRGLDAQSTARASFYLYNTTDEIDALVNGIGAAKEFFGA, from the coding sequence ATGACGCAGTATGTGAACACCGACGGAACCTTGAACATCGACGCGATCCGGAGGGAATTCCCTATTCTCCAGCGCACCGTACGGGAGGACATCCCCTTGGTGTACCTCGATTCCGGTGCGACATCTCAGCGTCCTGAGCGTGTGTGGCGCACGGAAGAGGAGTTCGTCTTGAACACCTTCGCTCCCGTTCACCGTGGGGCTTACCAGCTCGCCGAGGAAGCGACCGACGCCTACGAGTCCGCGCGCGAGAAGATCGCCCGATTCGTCGGGGCGGAGGGGCACGAGATCGCTTTCACCAAGAACGCGACCGAGGCCTTGAACCTTGTCGCATACACGCTTGGCGACGACCGCGCGGGCGACCTCCAAGTCACCTCCGACGACACGATCGTGATCACGGAATTGGAGCACCACGCGAACTTGGTGCCGTGGCAGGAGCTCGCGCGCCGCACCGGTGCCACCTTGAAGTGGTACAGCCTGACCGAGGATGGCCGCATCGATCTCGACTCGCTAGAGCTCGACGAGTCCGTCAAGGTTGTCGCCTTCACCCACCAGTCGAACGTCACGGGAGCGATCCCGGATGTCGCCGAGATTGTCCGCCGCGCCAAGGCTGTCGATGCTCTGACCGTGCTCGATGCGTGCCAATCGGTGCCGCACCAGCCGATTGATTTTCACGCGCTGGACGTGGACTTCGGCGCATTCTCCGGCCACAAGATGTGCGGTCCGTCCGGTGTCGGCGTCGTCTACGGCAAGGGCTCGCTTCTCGACGTGTTGCCGCCCTTCCTCACCGGCGGCTCCATGATCGAGGTCGTGAAGATGGAAGGTTCCACCTTTGCCCCCGCCCCGCAGCGCTTCGAGGCCGGCACACAAATGACCAGCCAGGTCGTCGGACTGGGTGCCGCCGTTGACTTCCTAGGCGAGATCGGCATGGACAAGATCGCCGCTCACGAACACGCTTTGACCGAATACGCGCTCAAGCAGATGACGCAAATCGAGGGCCTGCACATCGTCGGCCCGCAGAACGCGAAATCCCGCGGCGGCGCGATCTCTTTCCTCGTTGACGGCATCCACCCGCACGATCTCGGCCAAGTGCTGGACTCTAAGGGCGTGTGCATCCGCGTCGGCCACCACTGCGCATGGCCCGCCCACCGCGGCCTCGACGCGCAGTCCACCGCCCGCGCCAGCTTCTACCTGTACAACACCACGGACGAAATCGACGCCCTCGTCAACGGAATCGGCGCCGCGAAGGAATTCTTTGGCGCCTAG
- the sufC gene encoding Fe-S cluster assembly ATPase SufC yields MSTLEIKNLHASVLPLEEGQEPTPILKGVNLTINSGETHAIMGPNGSGKSTLAYTLSGHPSYEVTDGEVLLDGENILEMEVDERARAGLFLAMQYPVEVPGVSSSNFMRSAVTAVRGEAPKLREWVQELNQVRDELKIDPSFSERSVNEGFSGGEKKRHEVMQLSLMKPKFAVMDETDSGLDVDALRIVSEGINRYQDETNGGILMITHYQRILNYVKPDHVHIFADGVIKHSGGFELAEKLEAEGYEAFV; encoded by the coding sequence ATGTCTACTCTGGAAATCAAGAACCTCCACGCCTCGGTCCTCCCGCTCGAGGAAGGCCAGGAACCCACCCCGATCCTCAAGGGCGTCAACCTGACCATCAACTCCGGTGAGACCCACGCCATCATGGGCCCGAACGGCTCGGGCAAGTCCACGCTGGCATACACCCTCTCCGGCCACCCGTCCTACGAAGTCACAGACGGCGAGGTGCTTCTCGACGGCGAGAACATCCTCGAGATGGAAGTCGACGAGCGCGCCCGCGCCGGCCTCTTCCTGGCCATGCAGTACCCGGTCGAGGTTCCTGGTGTGTCCTCCTCCAACTTCATGCGCTCCGCCGTCACCGCCGTCCGCGGCGAGGCACCGAAGCTGCGCGAGTGGGTCCAGGAGCTCAACCAGGTGCGCGACGAGCTGAAGATCGACCCGTCGTTCAGCGAGCGCTCCGTCAACGAGGGCTTCTCCGGCGGCGAGAAGAAGCGCCACGAGGTCATGCAGCTGTCGCTGATGAAGCCGAAGTTCGCCGTCATGGACGAGACCGACTCCGGCCTCGATGTCGACGCGCTGCGTATCGTGTCCGAGGGTATTAACCGCTACCAGGACGAGACCAACGGCGGCATCCTCATGATCACCCACTACCAGCGCATCCTGAACTACGTGAAGCCGGATCACGTGCACATCTTCGCCGACGGCGTGATCAAGCACTCCGGCGGTTTCGAGCTCGCAGAGAAGCTCGAGGCCGAGGGTTACGAAGCATTCGTTTAA
- the sufD gene encoding Fe-S cluster assembly protein SufD, whose product MTDTAVKKERVGNATFHDNKGDLFASYDVNDFEVPQGRDEVWRFVSLRRLRGLHNGKFAEQTDAKVDVQAPSGVTVEEVSRDDERLKAVTAPTDRIAAQAWTSMPHATVVSVPANAELTEPVVITTTGAGDDATSFAGIQVEVGESATATVIVQYTGSGTHADNVNFVIGDNAHVNVIVDEEWNNDAVHVGAQSIVVGRDAVLRHTVATFGGEVVRNTPRVKYAGSGGDVELTGVYYADDGQYIENRLLVDHNHPYCRSNVLYKGALQGDKDSKLPDARTCWVGDVLIRSNASGTETYEANRNIVLTDGARADAIPNLEIETGDIPGAGHAATVGRFDEEQLFYLKSRGIPDGEARRLIVRGFFNEVLNRIPVESVREELINRVSGELEQVNL is encoded by the coding sequence ATGACCGACACCGCTGTGAAGAAGGAGCGCGTGGGCAACGCGACCTTCCACGACAACAAGGGCGACCTGTTCGCCTCCTACGATGTCAACGACTTCGAGGTCCCGCAGGGTCGCGACGAAGTCTGGCGCTTCGTGTCCCTGCGCCGTCTGCGCGGACTGCACAACGGCAAGTTCGCCGAGCAGACCGACGCGAAGGTGGACGTGCAGGCTCCTTCCGGGGTCACGGTCGAGGAGGTTTCGCGTGACGACGAACGCCTCAAGGCCGTCACCGCGCCCACCGACCGCATTGCCGCTCAGGCGTGGACCTCCATGCCGCACGCGACCGTCGTGTCCGTTCCGGCGAACGCCGAGCTGACTGAGCCCGTCGTCATCACCACCACCGGCGCAGGCGACGATGCGACGTCCTTCGCCGGCATTCAGGTCGAGGTGGGCGAGTCCGCCACCGCCACCGTGATCGTCCAGTACACCGGCTCCGGCACCCACGCCGACAACGTCAACTTCGTCATCGGTGACAACGCCCACGTCAACGTCATCGTCGATGAAGAGTGGAACAACGACGCCGTTCACGTCGGTGCGCAGAGCATCGTGGTCGGCCGCGACGCCGTTCTCCGCCACACCGTGGCCACCTTCGGCGGCGAAGTCGTGCGCAACACCCCGCGCGTTAAGTACGCCGGCTCCGGAGGCGATGTCGAGCTGACCGGTGTGTACTACGCCGACGACGGCCAGTACATCGAAAACCGTCTGCTCGTGGACCACAATCACCCGTACTGCCGCTCAAACGTGCTGTACAAGGGCGCGCTCCAGGGCGACAAGGACTCCAAGCTCCCCGATGCCCGCACCTGCTGGGTCGGCGACGTGCTCATCCGCTCCAACGCGTCCGGTACCGAGACGTACGAGGCCAACCGCAATATCGTCCTCACCGACGGCGCACGCGCTGACGCGATCCCGAACCTGGAGATTGAGACCGGCGACATCCCGGGCGCAGGCCACGCCGCCACCGTCGGCCGCTTCGACGAAGAGCAGCTGTTCTACCTCAAGTCCCGTGGCATCCCCGACGGGGAGGCACGCCGCCTCATTGTCCGCGGCTTCTTCAACGAGGTGCTCAACCGTATCCCGGTCGAATCCGTACGCGAAGAGCTGATTAACCGCGTGTCCGGCGAGCTCGAGCAGGTCAACCTGTAG
- the sufB gene encoding Fe-S cluster assembly protein SufB, whose translation MTSTTPAPGLEKPMNDDEIIESMGPYNYGWHDSDEAGSAARRGLDEDVVREISAAKNEPEWMLEQRLKALDIYNKKPLPNWGPDLTGIDFDQIKYFVRSTEKQATSWEDLPEDIKNTYDKLGIPEAEKQRLVAGVAAQYESEVVYHKIREDLEEQGVIFVDTDTGLREYPELFKEYFGSVVPAGDNKFSALNAAVWSGGSFIYVPKGVHVEIPLQAYFRINTENMGQFERTLIVVDEDAYVHYVEGCTAPIYQSDSLHAAVVEIIVKKNARCRYTTIQNWSNNVYNLVTQRARAEEGATMEWVDGNIGSKVNMKYPAVWMTGPNARGEVLSAQFCGEGQTQDTGAKVVHMAPNTSSNIVSKSVSRNGGRAAYRGLVQINANAKNSTSNIECDALLVDNISRTDTYPYNDIRNDHVTLGHEAKVSKVSEEQLFYLMSRGISEEDAMAMIVRGFIEPIAKELPMEYALELNRLIELQMEGSVG comes from the coding sequence ATGACTAGTACGACTCCCGCACCCGGCCTGGAAAAGCCGATGAACGACGACGAGATCATCGAGTCGATGGGGCCGTACAACTACGGTTGGCACGACTCCGATGAGGCGGGTTCCGCCGCTCGCCGCGGCCTCGATGAAGATGTCGTGCGCGAAATTTCGGCGGCGAAGAATGAGCCGGAGTGGATGCTCGAGCAGCGCCTGAAGGCGCTGGACATCTACAACAAGAAGCCTCTGCCGAATTGGGGCCCGGATCTGACCGGCATCGACTTCGACCAGATCAAGTACTTCGTCCGCTCCACCGAGAAGCAGGCGACGAGCTGGGAAGACCTGCCGGAAGACATCAAGAACACCTACGACAAGCTGGGTATCCCGGAGGCCGAGAAGCAGCGCCTCGTCGCTGGTGTGGCCGCCCAGTACGAGTCCGAGGTGGTCTACCACAAGATCCGCGAGGACCTTGAGGAGCAGGGTGTCATCTTCGTGGACACCGACACGGGTCTGCGCGAGTACCCGGAGCTGTTCAAGGAGTACTTCGGCTCCGTGGTCCCGGCCGGCGACAACAAGTTCTCCGCCCTGAACGCGGCAGTCTGGTCCGGCGGCTCCTTCATTTACGTGCCCAAGGGCGTGCACGTGGAGATCCCGCTGCAGGCCTACTTCCGCATCAACACCGAGAACATGGGCCAGTTCGAGCGCACCCTGATCGTCGTCGACGAGGACGCCTACGTCCACTACGTCGAGGGCTGCACCGCGCCGATCTACCAGTCCGACTCGTTGCACGCTGCGGTGGTGGAGATCATCGTGAAGAAGAACGCGCGCTGCCGTTACACCACCATCCAGAACTGGTCGAACAACGTGTACAACCTGGTCACCCAGCGTGCCCGCGCCGAGGAAGGCGCGACCATGGAGTGGGTCGACGGCAACATCGGCTCCAAGGTGAACATGAAGTACCCGGCTGTCTGGATGACGGGCCCGAACGCCCGCGGCGAGGTCTTGTCCGCCCAGTTCTGCGGCGAGGGCCAGACCCAGGACACCGGCGCCAAGGTCGTCCACATGGCACCGAACACCTCCTCCAACATCGTGTCCAAATCGGTCTCCCGCAACGGCGGCCGCGCCGCCTACCGCGGCCTGGTGCAGATCAACGCCAACGCGAAGAACTCCACCTCCAACATCGAGTGCGACGCGCTGCTCGTGGACAACATCTCGCGCACGGACACCTACCCGTACAACGACATCCGCAACGACCACGTGACCCTGGGCCACGAGGCGAAGGTGTCCAAGGTGAGCGAGGAGCAGCTGTTCTACCTCATGTCCCGCGGTATCTCCGAGGAAGACGCGATGGCGATGATCGTCCGCGGCTTCATCGAGCCGATCGCTAAGGAGCTCCCAATGGAGTACGCGCTCGAGCTCAACCGCCTCATTGAACTGCAGATGGAAGGATCGGTGGGCTAA
- a CDS encoding metalloregulator ArsR/SmtB family transcription factor, which yields MAGAQRSTDGQSRNRIMSCMLRSGPATAADLAQLVGLSPAGVRRHIDKLLDSELVEACNAPAQSPADKPARGRPAQHYRLTESGRDSFGNGYDELALAAFAEVEELGGREAVKKLARKRAERLLGAAGDVDKRKTRDARDVEEAASDVAEAFATHGYAAETNHVGSSLQLCQHHCPVHAVAAEYPEICEAEHELIAELVGSTVAPLALIANGDGVCTTHISLARSTKLEEKQCERSGDDD from the coding sequence ATGGCAGGTGCACAACGGTCGACCGACGGTCAGAGCCGCAACCGCATCATGTCCTGCATGCTCCGGTCCGGTCCAGCGACGGCGGCCGACCTCGCGCAGCTAGTGGGGCTTTCACCTGCCGGTGTACGCCGGCATATAGACAAACTGCTCGACTCTGAGCTGGTGGAGGCGTGCAACGCCCCAGCCCAGTCGCCCGCGGATAAGCCCGCGCGGGGACGACCAGCCCAGCACTACCGTCTCACGGAAAGCGGCCGCGATAGCTTCGGTAACGGATACGACGAGCTCGCACTCGCCGCATTCGCCGAAGTTGAGGAGCTCGGCGGGCGCGAAGCCGTGAAAAAGCTAGCGCGCAAGCGTGCGGAACGGTTGCTGGGGGCAGCGGGGGACGTCGATAAGCGGAAAACGCGCGATGCGCGGGACGTGGAGGAGGCCGCAAGCGATGTCGCGGAAGCTTTCGCAACCCACGGCTACGCCGCTGAAACGAACCACGTAGGCTCGAGTCTGCAACTGTGCCAGCATCACTGCCCGGTTCACGCGGTCGCGGCCGAGTATCCGGAGATTTGCGAGGCTGAGCACGAGTTAATTGCGGAACTGGTGGGCTCGACTGTCGCCCCGTTAGCGCTGATCGCGAATGGCGACGGGGTGTGCACGACGCACATCAGTCTCGCAAGGAGCACCAAGCTGGAGGAAAAACAATGCGAAAGGAGCGGAGACGATGACTAG
- the mptB gene encoding polyprenol phosphomannose-dependent alpha 1,6 mannosyltransferase MptB — MKFESRADDHDKGRNAHRGRSPVVSVTRELPRFGRPGSRSAELHTGPLGEASSSETAPSMRERNRFEALRVIGLTGTFLIALGGLGGGALPVVDASATSFASLPLGAWMGRMMLASSSLALVGVAFLVFAWLLMGAFVGADGGPSRVAAPTLLQTLGAWILPLIFTAPLFTQDIYSYLAQGAIVARGLDPYSAGPVELLGHEDPLARSVPFIWAESPSPYGPVALGISSVISRLTGTSIFWGVICHRLIALIGLAAAAWAIVALTRRCGVNRSAAVWLGALNPLVVLHLVGGIHNEAVMMGFLLVGLELGLRGIDRLGGATGWGLLVASGILISCAGMVKVTGFLALGFVGMALARRWGGLLGIAGAIAVQTTVMVVSIAAASALTGIGLGWVSGQGGAATIRSWLSLTTDVGVISAFIGQLLGLGDHSEAALVVTRTCGLLIAAGFILRMLWATYKGTIHPVGGLGVSTLVLVLLFPVVHPWYPLWGIMPLAAWADRAFFRAGTAAYCALFSFVVLPRGLALPPAAVATIYVNALLAVVAIAACSWAWFRIHGQKVLH, encoded by the coding sequence GTGAAATTCGAGTCCCGCGCAGATGACCACGATAAGGGCCGCAATGCCCACCGTGGCCGTTCGCCGGTGGTATCCGTCACGCGCGAACTCCCCCGCTTCGGCCGGCCCGGGTCCCGATCCGCGGAGCTGCACACCGGTCCGCTCGGAGAGGCCTCGTCGTCTGAAACCGCACCGTCCATGCGGGAGCGCAACCGTTTCGAGGCACTGCGCGTCATCGGACTGACCGGCACTTTCCTCATTGCGCTCGGGGGTCTCGGAGGCGGAGCACTACCAGTGGTCGACGCATCAGCCACCTCCTTCGCTTCTCTTCCGCTGGGGGCGTGGATGGGGAGGATGATGTTGGCGTCGTCAAGCCTCGCACTCGTCGGCGTTGCTTTCCTGGTTTTCGCGTGGCTGCTCATGGGCGCGTTCGTGGGCGCGGACGGCGGACCGTCGCGCGTTGCGGCGCCCACGCTGTTGCAGACACTCGGTGCGTGGATCCTTCCCCTCATTTTCACGGCGCCGCTGTTCACGCAGGACATTTACTCGTACCTTGCGCAAGGGGCGATTGTCGCGCGCGGGTTGGACCCGTATTCGGCGGGTCCCGTTGAGCTGCTCGGACACGAGGATCCGCTGGCGCGCAGTGTGCCGTTCATCTGGGCGGAGTCGCCCTCGCCGTACGGGCCGGTAGCCCTTGGCATCTCGTCAGTGATCTCGCGTCTCACCGGTACATCTATTTTCTGGGGCGTGATCTGCCACCGCCTCATCGCCTTGATCGGGTTGGCTGCGGCGGCATGGGCGATCGTGGCGCTCACGCGGCGGTGCGGGGTCAACCGATCGGCCGCTGTGTGGCTGGGTGCCCTCAACCCCCTCGTCGTCTTGCACCTCGTCGGTGGCATCCACAATGAGGCCGTCATGATGGGCTTCCTGCTCGTGGGCCTCGAACTGGGTCTGCGCGGCATCGACCGGCTCGGCGGAGCTACGGGGTGGGGATTGCTGGTCGCATCCGGGATCCTCATCAGCTGCGCGGGCATGGTCAAGGTGACCGGCTTTCTGGCGCTCGGTTTCGTGGGAATGGCGCTGGCGCGGCGCTGGGGCGGCCTGTTGGGAATTGCCGGAGCGATCGCGGTTCAGACAACAGTGATGGTCGTTTCCATCGCTGCAGCCTCTGCGCTCACCGGCATCGGGCTCGGCTGGGTCAGCGGGCAAGGCGGCGCCGCGACAATCCGCAGCTGGCTGTCCCTCACCACAGATGTCGGGGTGATCTCCGCTTTCATCGGTCAGCTCCTGGGGCTCGGCGACCATTCGGAGGCCGCGCTCGTGGTCACCCGCACGTGCGGGTTGCTCATCGCGGCGGGGTTCATCCTCCGCATGCTGTGGGCCACGTACAAGGGCACGATTCACCCCGTCGGGGGGCTCGGCGTGTCCACCCTCGTCCTTGTCCTCCTCTTCCCCGTTGTGCACCCGTGGTATCCGCTGTGGGGCATCATGCCGCTGGCTGCGTGGGCCGACCGCGCATTCTTCCGCGCAGGTACAGCCGCCTACTGCGCGCTCTTCAGCTTCGTAGTACTCCCCCGCGGTTTGGCGCTGCCGCCCGCCGCGGTTGCGACGATCTACGTCAATGCGCTTCTCGCCGTTGTCGCAATTGCTGCCTGCTCATGGGCATGGTTCCGGATTCATGGACAAAAAGTTCTACACTGA